The following are encoded together in the Cyanobacterium aponinum PCC 10605 genome:
- a CDS encoding cytochrome b/b6 domain-containing protein has protein sequence MKSNSKSPYQKLMLRILHNLQGLSVILAVITAFWTYNTYDGRWGKIAFLPDWKEIEGIHGTFGLWVLLILPIFIIYSIHKQAQKLIQKDSLDKLKLINKPIWWYSLHRLVNTFSIFALIFAVFSGKMMDEKWLPQGELNHYWYYLHLISLIIVVLAIAFHVLIIAKIGSFSFLLSIFKLDFREDENPKYWPNKIKSLPENYREIMINEWTKTPAYLKISEIVLIFTIILAWVISWLK, from the coding sequence ATGAAAAGTAACTCTAAATCTCCTTATCAAAAACTAATGCTGAGAATATTGCATAATTTGCAAGGATTATCAGTAATTTTAGCGGTTATTACTGCTTTTTGGACATATAACACTTATGATGGACGTTGGGGCAAAATTGCTTTTCTTCCTGACTGGAAAGAAATAGAGGGGATACATGGAACTTTTGGCTTATGGGTATTATTAATATTACCTATTTTTATTATCTATAGTATTCATAAACAAGCCCAAAAATTAATTCAAAAAGATAGTTTAGATAAACTAAAATTAATTAATAAACCTATTTGGTGGTACTCCCTTCATCGTCTAGTTAATACTTTTAGTATTTTCGCTTTAATATTTGCCGTTTTTAGTGGAAAAATGATGGATGAAAAATGGTTGCCTCAAGGAGAATTAAATCATTATTGGTACTATTTGCATCTTATTTCACTGATTATTGTTGTTTTAGCTATAGCGTTCCATGTATTAATTATAGCAAAAATAGGCAGTTTTAGTTTTTTATTATCAATCTTTAAACTCGATTTTAGAGAGGACGAAAACCCTAAATATTGGCCAAATAAAATTAAATCATTGCCTGAAAATTATCGAGAAATTATGATTAATGAATGGACAAAAACTCCTGCTTATTTAAAGATTAGTGAAATAGTTTTGATTTTCACCATTATTTTAGCTTGGGTTATTTCTTGGCTTAAATGA
- a CDS encoding type II toxin-antitoxin system Phd/YefM family antitoxin: protein MDVITYTQARKNFTHVMNEVCENHTPIIITRQSAKPVVMMSLEDYSAIEETLYLLRSPKNAQRLYKALGELKQGKYESHELIEEE from the coding sequence ATGGATGTAATTACTTATACTCAGGCTCGAAAAAACTTTACCCATGTAATGAATGAAGTTTGCGAAAATCATACTCCGATTATTATTACTCGTCAATCTGCAAAGCCTGTGGTAATGATGTCCCTTGAGGATTATAGCGCGATCGAAGAGACTTTATATTTATTACGGAGTCCAAAAAATGCTCAGCGACTTTATAAAGCATTAGGAGAATTAAAACAAGGAAAATACGAAAGTCATGAATTAATCGAAGAAGAATAG
- the acnB gene encoding bifunctional aconitate hydratase 2/2-methylisocitrate dehydratase → MTWLETYHQHVEERAKLGIPPLPLNAEQTSHLCEMLQNPPEELKEELMMLLRDRIPPGVDEASYVKAGFLTAVAKGELTSPIISKQGAVSLLGTMMGGYNVQSLVSLLKSADNTVASEAANALSKTLLVFDAFNDVLELSENNSYAKQVIDAWAEASWFISKPKVAESITVTVFKVPGETNTDDLSPAPHATTRPDIPLHALAMLESRMPEGLETIAKLKEKGHPVAYVGDVVGTGSSRKSAINSVLWHLGEEIPFVPNKKSGGYVLGGKIAPIFFNTAEDSGALPIECDVTNLNTGDVITIYPYEGKITDENGETITTFTLKPETILDEVRAGGRIPLLIGRALTDKTRQALGLEPSTLFVRPQAPADTGKGFTLAQKMVGKACGVEGIRPGTSCEPIMTTVGSQDTTGPMTRDELKELACLGFNADLTLQTFCHTAAYPKPVDIKTHKELPDFFSTRGGVALRPGDGIIHSWLNRMLLPDTVGTGGDSHTRFPLGISFPAGSGLVAFAAALGAMPLDMPESVLVKFTGELQPGVTLRDIVNAIPWVAMQEGKLTVGKENKINVFNGRIMEMEGLPDLKVEQAFELTDATAERSCSGSTIKLSEETVAEYLRSNVSLMKNMIARGYQDARTLLRRIAKMEEWLANPSLMSADENAEYADIITVNLSEIKEPIVAAPNDPDNVKLMSECAGDKVDEVFIGSCMTNIGHYRAAAKILEGAGTVKGRLWICPPTRMDEQQLRNEGVYGVFAAAGARTEMPGCSLCMGNQARVEDNATVFSTSTRNFNNRMGKGARVYLGSAELAAVCALLGKIPTVEEYSAIVSEKIDPFKGELYRYLNFNEIDGFEDEGRVIPLDQMPKIEDILGMPV, encoded by the coding sequence ATGACTTGGTTAGAAACATATCATCAACACGTTGAAGAAAGAGCCAAATTAGGCATTCCCCCCTTACCTCTTAACGCCGAACAAACATCACACCTGTGCGAAATGTTGCAGAATCCCCCAGAGGAATTAAAAGAAGAATTAATGATGTTACTGCGCGATCGCATTCCTCCCGGAGTGGACGAAGCATCCTACGTCAAAGCAGGATTTTTAACCGCCGTGGCAAAAGGAGAATTAACATCCCCCATTATCTCCAAACAAGGAGCAGTGAGCTTATTGGGTACAATGATGGGAGGTTATAACGTGCAATCCCTCGTCAGTTTACTAAAATCTGCTGATAATACCGTAGCATCCGAAGCCGCCAACGCCCTTAGTAAAACCCTCTTAGTCTTCGATGCCTTTAACGATGTCTTAGAATTATCCGAAAACAATTCCTACGCCAAACAAGTAATTGACGCATGGGCAGAAGCGTCATGGTTTATCAGTAAGCCCAAAGTAGCGGAATCCATCACCGTGACAGTGTTTAAAGTGCCGGGAGAAACCAACACCGATGACCTATCCCCCGCTCCCCATGCCACCACTCGCCCTGACATTCCTTTACACGCCTTAGCGATGTTGGAATCGAGAATGCCTGAAGGGTTAGAAACCATTGCTAAATTAAAAGAAAAAGGACACCCTGTGGCTTATGTCGGTGACGTAGTGGGTACAGGTTCTTCTCGTAAGTCTGCAATCAATTCCGTTTTGTGGCATTTAGGAGAAGAAATCCCCTTTGTACCTAATAAAAAGTCGGGCGGTTATGTCTTAGGAGGCAAGATTGCACCTATCTTCTTTAACACCGCCGAAGATTCTGGAGCATTACCCATCGAGTGCGATGTCACCAACTTAAATACAGGGGATGTCATCACTATTTATCCCTACGAAGGCAAAATCACCGACGAAAACGGCGAAACCATTACTACTTTTACTCTCAAGCCTGAAACCATTTTAGACGAAGTGAGAGCAGGAGGACGCATTCCCCTTTTAATTGGACGTGCCTTAACCGATAAAACTCGCCAAGCATTAGGATTAGAGCCTAGCACCTTATTTGTACGCCCCCAAGCCCCTGCTGACACTGGCAAAGGGTTTACTTTAGCTCAAAAAATGGTAGGAAAAGCCTGTGGTGTGGAAGGAATCCGCCCCGGCACTTCCTGCGAACCGATAATGACTACCGTAGGTTCTCAAGATACCACTGGACCTATGACAAGAGACGAATTAAAAGAATTAGCTTGTTTAGGATTCAATGCAGATTTAACCTTACAAACCTTCTGCCATACTGCCGCTTATCCTAAACCCGTTGACATCAAAACCCATAAAGAATTACCCGATTTCTTCTCTACTCGTGGCGGTGTTGCCTTACGCCCGGGAGATGGTATCATTCACTCATGGTTAAATAGAATGTTATTACCTGATACTGTCGGCACAGGAGGCGATTCTCATACCCGTTTCCCTTTGGGTATCTCTTTCCCCGCAGGTTCAGGTTTAGTGGCATTTGCGGCGGCTTTGGGGGCGATGCCTTTAGATATGCCTGAGTCGGTTTTAGTCAAATTCACAGGGGAATTGCAACCCGGAGTTACTTTACGAGACATCGTTAACGCTATTCCTTGGGTAGCTATGCAGGAAGGTAAGTTAACCGTTGGCAAGGAGAATAAAATCAACGTCTTTAACGGGCGTATCATGGAAATGGAAGGCTTACCCGATTTAAAAGTGGAACAGGCTTTCGAGTTAACTGACGCTACTGCGGAGCGTTCTTGTTCTGGTAGTACAATTAAACTCAGTGAAGAAACCGTAGCCGAATACTTGCGATCTAACGTTAGTTTAATGAAGAATATGATCGCACGGGGTTATCAGGATGCACGTACATTATTGCGCCGTATTGCCAAGATGGAGGAATGGTTAGCGAATCCCTCTCTTATGTCTGCGGATGAAAATGCTGAATATGCAGATATTATCACCGTCAATTTAAGTGAAATCAAAGAGCCGATTGTTGCCGCTCCTAATGACCCTGATAATGTAAAACTGATGAGCGAATGTGCTGGTGATAAAGTGGATGAAGTTTTCATCGGTTCTTGTATGACAAATATAGGACATTACCGTGCGGCGGCAAAAATCCTTGAGGGTGCTGGTACAGTGAAAGGGCGTTTATGGATTTGTCCTCCTACCCGTATGGATGAGCAACAGTTACGCAATGAAGGGGTTTACGGCGTATTTGCGGCGGCAGGTGCAAGAACTGAAATGCCGGGTTGTTCTTTATGTATGGGTAATCAGGCAAGGGTTGAGGATAATGCGACAGTTTTCTCAACTTCTACTCGTAACTTTAACAATCGTATGGGTAAAGGTGCAAGGGTTTATCTCGGTAGTGCTGAGTTAGCGGCAGTTTGTGCTTTATTGGGTAAAATTCCTACTGTGGAAGAATATAGCGCGATCGTCTCTGAGAAAATCGATCCTTTCAAGGGTGAATTATACCGTTATTTAAACTTCAATGAAATTGACGGATTTGAGGATGAAGGGCGCGTAATTCCTTTAGATCAAATGCCGAAAATTGAGGACATTTTGGGTATGCCAGTATAA
- the hypD gene encoding hydrogenase formation protein HypD codes for MKFVDEYRDSTVVKQYAQRIREITTKSWQIMEICGGQTHSILKYGLDQLLPSEISLIHGPGCPVCVTDIEKIDKAGAIASLPNVILCSFGDMLRVPGSKEDLLSIKAKGADIRIVYSPLDCIKIAEENPHKEIIFFAVGFETTAPTTAMTVYQADKKQLNNFSLLVSHVLVPPAMEAILSSTQCQVQGFLAAGHVCTVMGYHQYETISQKYQIPIIVTGFEPADILQGIYLCVQQLEKKENKVENQYSRCVKKEGNKEAQKLINQIFEITNYQWRGIGNIDNSGFKLREKYVMFDAETKFNHVSTTTSNADNNCISGQILQGIKKPHQCQAFGNKCTPENPLGAPMVSSEGACAAYYRYHLSLI; via the coding sequence ATGAAATTTGTTGACGAATATAGAGATTCAACGGTAGTAAAACAGTATGCTCAAAGAATTAGGGAAATTACGACTAAATCTTGGCAGATTATGGAAATTTGTGGCGGTCAAACCCATTCTATTTTGAAATACGGCTTAGATCAATTATTACCTTCTGAAATCTCTTTAATACATGGTCCTGGATGTCCTGTTTGTGTCACCGATATTGAGAAAATAGACAAAGCAGGTGCGATCGCATCTTTACCTAATGTGATATTATGTTCTTTTGGGGATATGTTAAGAGTTCCCGGTAGTAAAGAAGATTTACTGAGTATTAAAGCAAAAGGGGCAGATATTCGCATCGTTTATTCTCCCCTCGACTGCATCAAAATTGCCGAAGAAAACCCCCATAAAGAAATAATATTTTTTGCTGTGGGATTTGAAACCACCGCCCCCACTACCGCCATGACTGTATATCAAGCGGATAAAAAGCAATTAAATAACTTTTCCCTCTTAGTTTCTCATGTTTTAGTACCTCCTGCCATGGAAGCAATTTTATCCTCCACTCAATGTCAAGTACAAGGTTTTTTAGCGGCGGGTCATGTTTGTACTGTTATGGGTTATCATCAATATGAAACTATTTCTCAAAAATATCAAATACCTATTATCGTCACTGGCTTTGAACCTGCTGATATTTTACAAGGAATTTATTTATGTGTTCAACAACTAGAAAAAAAGGAAAATAAAGTAGAAAATCAGTATAGTAGATGTGTAAAAAAAGAAGGAAATAAAGAAGCTCAAAAACTGATTAATCAAATATTTGAAATCACAAATTATCAATGGCGTGGTATAGGAAATATAGATAACAGTGGCTTTAAATTAAGAGAAAAATATGTAATGTTTGATGCAGAGACAAAATTTAATCATGTTTCCACTACCACATCAAACGCTGATAATAATTGTATTAGTGGTCAAATCTTACAAGGAATAAAAAAACCTCATCAGTGTCAAGCCTTTGGAAATAAATGCACTCCTGAAAATCCGCTAGGCGCACCGATGGTATCTTCTGAAGGTGCTTGCGCCGCTTATTATCGTTATCACCTGAGTTTGATCTAA
- a CDS encoding NAD-dependent epimerase/dehydratase family protein: MKVIIIGGNGFVGSAYKRFCEKNSIDHLIVNRHNYHDYIGTKADILINANGNSKKFLATQEPLVDFDASVRSLRQSLIDFPCDKYVFLSSCDVYSDCSSYESTKEDVVIDISKQSPYGFHKYLAELCVQHCHHDWLIFRMGGFVGEHLKKNAIFDILWGDRLWLHPESKLQYINTDIAAMRVMEIIKKGYSQEIFNLCGNGVIELQEVLNMTNREVEINTEAKPVHYEVNIDKIQSVTDIPSTRDAVIDFVQSNR; encoded by the coding sequence ATGAAAGTAATTATTATAGGTGGAAATGGTTTTGTCGGTTCGGCTTATAAGCGTTTTTGTGAAAAAAACAGTATCGATCATTTAATAGTAAATAGACATAATTATCACGACTATATTGGTACTAAAGCCGATATTTTAATTAATGCTAATGGCAACTCTAAAAAGTTTTTAGCTACTCAAGAGCCTTTAGTTGATTTTGATGCTTCAGTGCGATCGCTCCGACAATCTCTAATTGATTTTCCCTGTGATAAATATGTATTTTTATCTTCCTGCGATGTCTATTCTGATTGTTCAAGTTACGAGTCAACAAAAGAAGATGTTGTCATTGATATTAGCAAACAAAGCCCCTACGGTTTTCATAAATATTTAGCAGAATTATGTGTTCAACATTGCCATCATGATTGGTTAATTTTCCGCATGGGAGGATTTGTGGGTGAACATTTAAAGAAAAATGCAATCTTTGATATTTTATGGGGCGATCGCCTTTGGTTACATCCAGAAAGCAAATTGCAGTATATTAATACCGATATAGCGGCCATGAGAGTGATGGAAATAATAAAAAAAGGCTACTCTCAAGAAATATTTAATCTTTGCGGCAATGGGGTAATTGAGTTACAGGAAGTGTTAAACATGACTAATAGAGAAGTTGAAATCAATACGGAAGCGAAACCCGTTCATTATGAAGTGAATATTGATAAAATTCAGTCAGTGACTGATATTCCTTCCACTCGTGACGCAGTGATTGATTTTGTTCAAAGTAATAGATAA
- a CDS encoding DUF6816 family protein, whose translation MLKKFIYLLIVIISILVTNINPIFALSLEDRINQYPSWQQKILLPKPEKDLIFPDWFEGKWEVTSILKEQIAPLAPKFQTPGFEQNNEYIDKKIQFSVKFIESSFYPQQDNFVPQKINKQIIIIADRKFNSLSIAQAYLGIDNVEKVVINPNNTTEQITKFRGENELISTVIGRQQENISEKDFITSEVTRQFFRRPNSVYLNLVETTTKYHLINSNLIKAKQFTAIYLSPQDPDYFVAFDQPVALYYYTLELKK comes from the coding sequence ATGTTGAAAAAATTTATTTATTTGCTTATCGTCATTATCTCTATTCTGGTTACAAACATCAATCCTATTTTCGCCCTTTCCTTAGAAGATAGAATTAATCAATATCCGTCATGGCAACAGAAAATTTTATTACCAAAACCTGAAAAAGACTTAATTTTTCCTGATTGGTTTGAGGGAAAATGGGAAGTTACAAGTATTTTAAAGGAACAAATTGCCCCTTTAGCACCTAAGTTTCAAACACCGGGTTTTGAGCAAAATAATGAATATATAGATAAAAAAATACAGTTTTCAGTTAAGTTTATTGAGAGTAGTTTTTATCCTCAACAGGATAATTTTGTACCGCAAAAAATTAATAAACAAATCATTATCATAGCGGATCGTAAATTCAATAGTTTATCTATTGCACAAGCCTATTTAGGAATAGATAATGTGGAAAAAGTTGTGATAAATCCTAATAATACAACGGAGCAAATTACTAAGTTTAGAGGAGAAAATGAACTAATTTCAACGGTTATCGGTAGGCAACAAGAGAATATTTCTGAGAAAGATTTTATTACCAGTGAAGTAACAAGGCAATTTTTTCGCCGTCCTAATAGTGTTTATTTAAACTTAGTAGAAACAACCACTAAATATCATTTAATTAACTCAAATTTGATTAAAGCAAAGCAATTTACTGCTATTTACTTATCACCTCAAGACCCCGATTATTTTGTAGCTTTTGATCAACCTGTAGCCTTATATTACTATACACTAGAGTTGAAAAAATAG
- a CDS encoding GUN4 domain-containing protein: MNDIEVRVQKLETEISRLTNLIEELQEQFILLPDIARYGTLQKFLKNKDFREADIETTRIMLEVAGEQRETLSPEDVSKYPCNSLQVIDQMWYKYSSGKFSFGVQLKNYYEAGGDIDTIRAQDVKVLTKFADKVGWLNENKQPRFSEYDDWDFSLSAPDGCFPAHWWKSPYGLKMVTFFFSRLISCNLI; this comes from the coding sequence ATGAACGATATTGAAGTCCGTGTACAAAAATTGGAAACTGAAATCAGTCGCTTAACAAATCTGATTGAAGAATTACAAGAACAATTTATTTTACTACCAGATATTGCTAGATACGGTACATTACAAAAATTTTTAAAAAATAAGGATTTTCGAGAAGCAGATATAGAAACCACTAGAATAATGTTAGAAGTAGCAGGAGAACAAAGAGAAACCCTCTCTCCCGAAGATGTTAGTAAGTACCCGTGTAACTCTCTACAGGTTATAGATCAAATGTGGTATAAGTATAGTAGTGGGAAATTCAGTTTCGGAGTACAATTAAAAAATTATTATGAGGCGGGGGGTGATATTGATACCATTAGGGCTCAAGATGTCAAAGTTTTAACGAAGTTTGCAGACAAAGTAGGATGGTTAAACGAGAATAAACAACCCAGATTTTCTGAATATGATGATTGGGATTTTAGTTTATCTGCCCCTGATGGTTGTTTTCCTGCTCACTGGTGGAAATCTCCCTATGGGTTAAAAATGGTTACATTTTTCTTTTCTCGTCTTATTTCTTGCAATTTAATTTGA
- a CDS encoding ubiquinol-cytochrome c reductase iron-sulfur subunit yields the protein MKRRRFFSLTLFSFIFTTFLPVFHKVFAQETENNFYKLGSLTDLEENGFLLNENLEIGAVLVILKEDNSLIAIEPTCTHMGCLVEWNKQENLFICPCHNSKFQEDGKVVEGLAISDLPIYQVKIENNTVFVANQ from the coding sequence TTGAAAAGACGCAGATTCTTTAGTTTAACTCTTTTTTCCTTCATTTTTACTACTTTTTTACCTGTTTTTCATAAAGTTTTTGCCCAAGAAACTGAAAATAATTTTTATAAATTAGGTTCTTTGACTGATTTGGAGGAAAATGGTTTTTTACTGAATGAAAATTTAGAGATAGGTGCTGTTTTAGTAATTTTAAAAGAAGATAATTCTCTGATTGCGATCGAGCCTACTTGTACCCACATGGGTTGTTTAGTAGAGTGGAATAAGCAGGAAAATCTTTTTATTTGTCCCTGCCATAATTCTAAATTTCAAGAAGATGGCAAGGTGGTGGAGGGGTTAGCCATTTCTGATTTGCCCATTTATCAAGTAAAGATAGAAAATAATACTGTTTTTGTTGCTAATCAGTAA
- a CDS encoding Maf family protein, whose translation MTPKFVLASASPARLKLLRMIGIEPIVHKSDYDESLINLPQPIDLVNTLAMKKAEVVAQNYHDSLILGCDSLLLVDGEIYGKPEDEEVAIARWQYMRGKMGRLYTGHGLIDTINNRQIVQCGVTDVYFADVTDEQIRAYVATGEPLKCAGCFALEGKGGVFIEKIEGCHSNVIGLSLPLLRKMLTELSYEISYFW comes from the coding sequence ATGACACCTAAATTTGTCCTTGCTTCTGCTTCTCCTGCAAGACTAAAGTTATTACGTATGATAGGTATTGAACCTATAGTTCATAAAAGTGACTATGATGAATCGTTGATTAATCTACCTCAACCTATAGATTTAGTGAATACTTTGGCAATGAAAAAAGCGGAGGTAGTCGCCCAAAACTATCATGATTCTCTTATCTTGGGCTGTGATTCTTTGCTTTTAGTGGATGGGGAAATTTATGGTAAACCTGAAGATGAAGAAGTTGCGATCGCACGTTGGCAGTATATGCGTGGTAAAATGGGGAGGCTTTATACTGGTCATGGATTAATAGATACTATCAATAATCGTCAAATTGTTCAATGTGGTGTTACAGATGTTTACTTTGCTGATGTCACCGACGAACAAATTAGAGCTTATGTAGCTACTGGTGAGCCTTTAAAGTGTGCTGGTTGTTTTGCCTTGGAAGGAAAAGGGGGAGTTTTTATCGAAAAAATAGAAGGTTGTCACAGTAATGTTATTGGTTTGAGTCTTCCTTTGCTAAGGAAAATGTTGACAGAATTAAGTTATGAAATTAGTTATTTTTGGTAA
- a CDS encoding transposase, with product MKYNPDIHKRQSIRLKGYDYSQSGFYFITICCYERQCLFGEIINHQIILNNFGELVKEEWLKSAEIRREIELDEFVIMPNHFHGIVIIDQQINKNIVVGANGRSPLQTIQSSQQRISMKPKSLSSLIAGFKSATTKRINIIRDTPKNPVWQRNYYEHIIKNDPSLERIKEYIQNNSLSWENDQLHPNNPSKW from the coding sequence ATGAAATATAACCCTGATATACATAAACGTCAATCAATTCGTTTAAAAGGATATGATTATTCTCAATCAGGATTTTATTTTATTACCATTTGTTGTTATGAACGTCAATGTTTATTTGGTGAAATTATTAATCATCAAATAATCTTAAATAATTTTGGTGAATTGGTAAAAGAAGAATGGTTAAAATCAGCAGAAATTAGAAGAGAAATTGAATTAGATGAATTTGTTATTATGCCTAATCATTTTCATGGAATTGTAATTATTGATCAACAAATAAATAAAAATATTGTAGTAGGGGCGAACGGCCGTTCGCCCCTACAAACCATTCAATCATCACAGCAACGAATATCAATGAAACCTAAATCATTATCTTCATTGATAGCTGGTTTTAAATCAGCAACAACTAAAAGAATTAATATTATTCGTGATACACCTAAAAATCCCGTTTGGCAACGTAATTATTATGAGCATATCATTAAAAATGATCCATCTTTAGAAAGAATTAAAGAATATATACAAAATAATTCTTTATCGTGGGAAAATGATCAATTACATCCTAATAATCCTTCTAAATGGTAA
- a CDS encoding Txe/YoeB family addiction module toxin, translating into MKISFLEDGWHDYLYWQSQDKKILKRINQIIKDIKRNPFDGIGKPEPLKFDFSGLWSRRINQEHRLIYQVLDDEVIIIQCRYHY; encoded by the coding sequence ATGAAAATTTCCTTTTTAGAAGACGGTTGGCATGATTATTTATATTGGCAAAGTCAGGATAAAAAAATCTTAAAAAGAATTAATCAAATCATTAAAGATATAAAAAGAAATCCATTTGATGGTATTGGCAAACCTGAGCCGTTAAAGTTTGATTTTAGCGGATTATGGTCAAGACGTATTAATCAAGAGCATCGCTTAATTTATCAAGTCTTAGACGATGAGGTTATTATTATTCAATGTCGTTATCATTATTAG
- a CDS encoding ParE family toxin-like protein produces the protein MHRTNGRFWNCFYQLPESIQILAKKNFELLKNDLNHPSLYFKKVGKFWSVRVGINYRALAFKDGEDYIWVWIGSHEEYERLLK, from the coding sequence GTGCATCGAACTAATGGTAGATTTTGGAACTGTTTTTATCAGTTACCTGAATCAATTCAAATATTAGCGAAAAAGAATTTTGAACTTTTAAAAAATGACTTAAATCATCCTTCTTTATATTTCAAAAAAGTCGGAAAATTCTGGTCAGTTAGAGTTGGTATTAATTACCGTGCTTTAGCTTTTAAAGATGGAGAAGATTATATTTGGGTTTGGATAGGAAGTCATGAAGAATATGAAAGATTATTAAAATAG
- a CDS encoding YchJ family protein, translating into MFISNHSLSSVPCPCGSQKPLNQCCDVYLQGQLPAPTAEKLMRSRYSAYCLKNIDYLFNTEHPKYRKPNSRAMITATANSLIWLGLTVLNTERGKSEDETGIVEFIAVYQEGKSVAQLHERSNFIKEKGKWYYTDGEILPPIQPKKNEPCWCNSGKKFKLCHGKTR; encoded by the coding sequence ATGTTTATTTCTAATCATAGTCTTTCTTCTGTACCTTGCCCCTGTGGAAGTCAAAAGCCGTTAAATCAATGTTGTGATGTCTATTTACAAGGACAATTACCCGCACCTACCGCAGAAAAATTAATGCGATCGCGCTATTCGGCTTACTGTCTCAAAAATATAGATTACCTATTCAACACAGAACATCCTAAATACCGCAAACCCAATAGTAGAGCCATGATTACGGCAACTGCTAACAGTCTTATATGGCTTGGTTTAACCGTACTTAACACCGAGAGAGGCAAATCTGAGGATGAAACGGGTATTGTGGAGTTTATCGCAGTATATCAAGAAGGAAAATCTGTCGCTCAACTGCACGAGCGATCGAATTTTATCAAGGAAAAAGGTAAATGGTATTATACTGATGGAGAGATTTTACCACCCATTCAACCCAAAAAAAACGAACCTTGTTGGTGCAACAGTGGCAAAAAGTTTAAATTGTGTCACGGTAAAACTAGGTGA